Proteins co-encoded in one Astyanax mexicanus isolate ESR-SI-001 chromosome 1, AstMex3_surface, whole genome shotgun sequence genomic window:
- the zfp36l1b gene encoding mRNA decay activator protein ZFP36L1b codes for MTTTVSSLFLDCEGQNKISKVLSFSGGSGNNSCSSPSMPFSTSIAPLLDRKVGGASAVGLYQRRHSVSTPISKLNASQLSCSLETDPLALVFGGNNKENRFRERSYSENGERLMVSCIGAGQINSSRYKTELCRPFEENGLCKYGDKCQFAHGLHELRSLSRHPKYKTELCRTFHTIGFCPYGPRCHFVHNAEEQRGPPPPLSSFNKAERPRLHHSYSFAGFSSSAGFPNSPTSHTPPLLSSNEDLTEWPTNPFTLSSQDFGGLFKPSLASPLSQELPPPSSPTIPSFFRPSESPPSPVNSLSDQEGYQSSLGSLSGSESPVLDANRRLPIFSRLSISDD; via the exons ATGACCACAACCGTCTCCAGCCTCTTCCTCGACTGCGAGGGGCAGAACAAG ATCAGTAAAGTTCTGAGCTTCAGTGGTGGGTCCGGCAACAACTCTTGCTCCAGTCCCAGCATGCCCTTCTCCACGTCCATCGCCCCCCTGCTGGACAGGAAGGTGGGTGGAGCCTCTGCAGTAGGACTCTACCAGCGCCGTCATTCTGTTTCCACGCCTATCTCCAAATTAAACGCTAGCCAGCTCTCCTGCAGCCTCGAGACGGACCCGCTGGCCCTGGTGTTTGGTGGAAATAACAAGGAGAACCGTTTTCGAGAGCGCTCTTACTCTGAAAATGGGGAGCGGCTGATGGTGAGCTGCATCGGAGCTGGCCAGATCAACTCCAGTCGCTACAAGACGGAGCTTTGTCGGCCGTTCGAAGAGAACGGCTTGTGTAAATATGGAGACAAGTGCCAATTCGCTCACGGGCTGCATGAGCTACGCAGCCTGAGCCGCCACCCTAAGTACAAGACGGAGCTCTGCCGCACGTTTCACACCATCGGCTTCTGTCCGTACGGCCCACGCTGCCACTTCGTACACAACGCAGAGGAGCAGCGCGGACCTCCACCTCCGCTCTCCAGCTTCAATAAAGCAGAGCGTCCACGGCTCCACCACAGCTACAGCTTCGCCGGCTTTTCCAGCTCAGCCGGATTCCCCAACAGCCCCACCTCCCATACACCCCCACTTTTATCCTCCAACGAAGACCTGACGGAATGGCCCACAAACCCCTTCACCTTATCCAGCCAGGACTTTGGTGGTCTTTTCAAGCCAAGCTTGGCTAGCCCTTTGAGCCAGGAGCTGCCCCCTCCATCCTCGCCCACCATTCCCTCCTTCTTCAGGCCTTCTGAGTCTCCTCCAAGTCCAGTCAACTCTCTGTCAGACCAAGAGGGCTATCAGAGCAGCCTAGGCAGCCTTAGCGGGTCAGAGTCTCCAGTGCTGGATGCTAACCGCAGGCTTCCCATCTTCAGCAGGTTGTCAATTTCTGATGATTAG